The region gaaaattatagtcaATTTTGATGATTGTATCGTTGTctaaaatgaatgatcaaacaggGAGTAGTCTTGATTTGCATACAGTTTGCTCGTGGTGCAAGAACAGTTAATTTCTGGACGAAAGCATATTGCAGTAAAATTTATTACATACCACTGattgtttaaattattatatagttaataattaatcatgtggtTTTGACTTGATGAACGCCATCAGCTGTTCGACTTTGCCAACAACTACAGGGGATCCTTCCAGTCATCCTGTCCCTTTTACTGCTCCTACTCTGGCTTTCAGGTAAAACAACCATGTGAATCAACCATCACAACTCTGAACATCAGtacaaatataagaattttactGATTAATTCGGGGCGAAAATTATCTGCCAGGATGAGCTCCTCTGGGCCTCAGCATGGCTCTTCAAGGCGACCAGAGACGCCAAGTACCTCGATTTCCTGACGAACAACCAGGGCTCCAGCAACCCTGTGAATGAGTTCAGCTGGGACAGCAAGTATGCTGGAGCTCAGATGCTCGCAGCACAGGTCAGTCATCACAGAACCACTGAATCATTGATCATGCAGTGAACTTCAGATAACTCTTTGCGTTTCGCGAAAGGGATCGCCGATAAGTGTCAAGTTTTCATGCCTCTTTGTGCTTTCAGGAGTATCTGGGAGGAAGAACAGCGCTTGCAAGGTACAAGGATAACCTGGACTCCTTCGTCTGCGCCCTGATGCCCAACAGTGGCAATGTGCAGATAAGGACCACTCCAGGTACAAACTTGGAGAAAGTTCACATTGCTTTTGAACCGAACAACCGTGTTTCTGGGAAGGCATTTTGACATGTTTCTTGATGCAGGTGGACTTCTTTTCACGCGCGATTCGGTCAATTTACAGTACACAACAACTGCAACCCTTGTTCTATCCATCTACTCTAAGGTGTTGAAGTCTTCTGGCTCCAGTGGAGTTCGCTGTAGTGCTAGGACATTCTCCCCAGATCAGATCAGTTCATTTGCAACATCCCAGGTAGGCTACATTAGCACTTTCACAAGTTTCAGGTTTTTCTCAGGATGGTACTGTTCAGCATCCGGCAAACTTGCTGTTTTCAGGTGGATTACATCCTGGGGAAGAACCCTCTGGGCATGTCATACATGGTAGGGTTCAGCACAAAGTTTCCAAGGCGCATTCACCACCGCGGCGCGTCCGTCCCATCGATCAAGGTTCTCAGCAGGAAGGTCACCTGCAAGGAAGGGTTCTCATCATGGCTCCCAACAAGCGACCCGAACCCTAACATCCATGTCGGAGCGATTGTTGGTGGACCTGATGGGAATGATCAGTTCAGTGACAACAGGGGGGATCCATCACACTCTGAGCCAGCCACATACATCAATGCAGCCTTTGTGGGCGCCTGTGCTGCTGCAATGGGGCAGAAGCAGGGGGTGAAGCTGGATAAGCCTGTGGACAACCTAGCATCAATGGTATCCACTTACTAGAAAATAGAGACATACATGCACACAATATATGCAAGAATAAGgtcattattatttattcaCGTTCAACTTCTATGTGTGAGGTTGCCTTGAAACATGAGTGTTTAATTGTAATGCATCCCTGTTCTTTACCAGGGTGTGAGATgtgatattaaataaatataagtttgtTTATACCAACCATATGTGCTGACCAAATTCCATATGCAAAATCCAGCATAAATATTGCATCATGTAACTTCACAATTTCCACTATCTCGTTTTAGTTTGATCCAACAAATGGTTATATACAAACGTGTTGCAGTATTCCAGCAGCAACTGGacaattttcctatttttcactGGCAATTCTGTTGctaagtttttctttcttttgttttctcctcTTTAGTCAAAATGGACCATTAAATTGCTCAATCCATGAACCAGCCAAAGATGCCCAGTTCACAGCAGTGCCCACAAGTAGCTCCCAGAACCAAAGGTCCACCGCGAGAACTGAAGAAAAGATAAGCAGAGCAAGTGTCTCGTATCTATTCAAAGGCCACCCTGAGACTTCAGCCATGGTCTTCAGGAACGGAAGAGATTCCCTGTCTAGCTCCCGGCTTCTTATTGACCATGCTGTGACCCATTGCACGTCAGCTGGGACCATATTGAGCTCTTCCTGAAGACGTCTTCCCAGATCTGGCATATGCCCACCTCCATAAAGGACAGCTATTCTCTTATATCCTCGGTTTATTGCTTCCTGTATCTTCTCAGTAGCAACTCTGTTCCTTTCCCCAATGATAACTGACTTTTCCTCAATGGGTGAGGTCATAGATGTGAAACTACAAAATACAGAATGAAAATAAGAATTATTCAACAATGCATAGCTTTCCTTAGTGGACAGAgtactctttttctttttctttgacaGAAGGCCAAGGCCCTGCTTTTCATTAAAGCAAGGAAAGAGTTTGAGAAAACCGGGGTTGCCGGCTTCATAGCATGGAAGAGCAACACAGCAAGCTACCAAAGCTAACATGAACACAAAAGCATCCCACAAGCCGAGATGGAACCAAGTGGACAGAGTACTCACTCGGAGGTCAATTGCTTAGCCAGAAAAATCTTCAGTGCAGCTCCAAAATCTAGTCTGGACAATGCTTCAAGCTCAGGATATCCACCTTGATCACTGACCGGCAAGCAAAGCCCAGTGATAAGGAATAGTCCAACAAGTGGCATTGGTAGAACACGTGAGGCCCAAAGCAGCTTGGACCTCCAAAAGTCAAGACCATCAGGTAACGTTGGTTGTACCAAGGCTTTAGTTGATTTCAGTGTCATGTCCACAGCAAATGTGAAAAGACTTTCACCTCTTTCACTCTGACAGAAATAAAAGgtacaattaatatttagtCTATCTCAAAGTTCAATGGGCCATGGCAGAAAGTAAACTACAGAATAATGTGCATATGGTTTTACAGGACTGTTGGGTAAATTCAGTTAGCAAATCATGGGGGAAAGGTACAACCAAAATATCCTGTTC is a window of Oryza brachyantha chromosome 8, ObraRS2, whole genome shotgun sequence DNA encoding:
- the LOC102707054 gene encoding uncharacterized protein LOC102707054, giving the protein MLSTAAPSLAAAAASFPSRARRRGVLVAAAGADGAPERLVASSCSSITDYLRYRRPGSVGGGGTGVCGGELQTAVVRYEKRFPWSILHPFLHVDLVSTVHIADKEYFDRLQQALRDYDCVLYEMVTSRENLKNRKDPTFANKLKSSRRGFSILGFIQKQMANILSLDYQLDCLDYGNEKWQHADLDFETFKQLQSERGESLFTFAVDMTLKSTKALVQPTLPDGLDFWRSKLLWASRVLPMPLVGLFLITGLCLPVSDQGGYPELEALSRLDFGAALKIFLAKQLTSDFTSMTSPIEEKSVIIGERNRVATEKIQEAINRGYKRIAVLYGGGHMPDLGRRLQEELNMVPADVQWVTAWSIRSRELDRESLPFLKTMAEVSGWPLNRYETLALLIFSSVLAVDLWFWELLVGTAVNWASLAGSWIEQFNGPF
- the LOC102706776 gene encoding endoglucanase 20, with the translated sequence MANMVEKVLWVATMVLLMCLAGAEEDGGVGLLGSPDYGDALAKAILFFEGQRSGRLPASQRATWRGDSALTDGREENVNLTGGYYDAGDNVKFGYPMAFTVTLLGWSAVEYGAAVAAAGQLGGLRAAIRWGADFLLRAHASPTTLYTQVGDGGADHQCWERPEDMDTPRTLYKVTADSPGSEAAAEASAALAAAYLALKDAGDGAFSTRLLAASRSLFDFANNYRGSFQSSCPFYCSYSGFQDELLWASAWLFKATRDAKYLDFLTNNQGSSNPVNEFSWDSKYAGAQMLAAQEYLGGRTALARYKDNLDSFVCALMPNSGNVQIRTTPGGLLFTRDSVNLQYTTTATLVLSIYSKVLKSSGSSGVRCSARTFSPDQISSFATSQVDYILGKNPLGMSYMVGFSTKFPRRIHHRGASVPSIKVLSRKVTCKEGFSSWLPTSDPNPNIHVGAIVGGPDGNDQFSDNRGDPSHSEPATYINAAFVGACAAAMGQKQGVKLDKPVDNLASMVSTY